The following proteins are co-located in the Salvelinus fontinalis isolate EN_2023a chromosome 29, ASM2944872v1, whole genome shotgun sequence genome:
- the LOC129827699 gene encoding PDZ domain-containing protein 11 — translation MDQKIPYDDYQLPVVFLPSYESPPAWIAPQERIHHPDYNNELTQFLPRTIVLKKPPGAQLGFNIRGGKASQLGIFISKVVPDSDAHRAELQEGDQVLSVNEVDFQDIEHSRAVEILKTAREILMRVRFFPYNYQRQKERTVH, via the exons ATGGACCAAAAAATCCCATATGATGACTACCAACTCCCAGTTGTCTTTTTGCCTTCCTACGAGAGTCCCCCAGCATGGATAGCCCCGCAGGAG cgtATCCACCATCCTGACTACAACAATGAGCTGACACAGTTCCTGCCACGCACCATCGTGTTGAAGAAACCTCCAGGGGCACAGTTAGGCTTCAACATCCGTGGGGGCAAGGCCTCTCAGCTGGGCATCTTCATctccaag GTGGTCCCAGATTCGGACGCCCACAGAGCAGAGCTCCAGGAGGGAGATCAGGTGCTGTCTGTCAATGAGGTGGACTTCCAGGACATAGAGCACTCGAGG GCTGTTGAGATTCTGAAGACTGCCAGAGAGATTTTGATGAGGGTGCGCTTCTTTCCCTACA ACTACCAGAGACAGAAGGAAAGGACTGTGCATTAG